TTGGACGAAGACATGGACGAAAGCCAAGTCAAGGCCCTCATCGAGGGGGAGCTTCCGGAGGCGGTAGCGACCGTGACCACACCGCGTGACCCCGACGACGACAAACACTACGCCGTCGAAGTCGTCTCACCCGCCTTCGAAGGGAAGTCCCTGGTCGACCAGCACCAACTCGTCCACGACGCCTTGGGCGAGCATCTGACCACCGAGATCCACGCGATCGAGTTGACGACCGAGACACCCGCCGACGCGAACTGACGCCGATACCCATTTGCCCGCCGAGAC
Above is a window of Haloarcula halophila DNA encoding:
- a CDS encoding BolA/IbaG family iron-sulfur metabolism protein, which encodes MDESQVKALIEGELPEAVATVTTPRDPDDDKHYAVEVVSPAFEGKSLVDQHQLVHDALGEHLTTEIHAIELTTETPADAN